Proteins co-encoded in one Syntrophorhabdaceae bacterium genomic window:
- a CDS encoding phosphomannomutase/phosphoglucomutase → MNTQIFREYDIRGTVDPDLSDEVVTDIGRAYAAYMREKGKKTVSLARDCRLSSEHLRDVLLSGMMEGGLHVIDLGLIPTGLFYFSLFNYDVDGGVMITGSHNPGDQNGFKIAFEKATIFGEEIQKLKKIIEERRFLTGEGSCERYTDLVNDYYRFLRTNISLKNRFNIVLDAGNGTAGVVALPILREMGQQVTELFCDMDGRFPNHHPDPTVEKNLVDLRRMVVEKNADVGIGYDGDGDRIGVIDEKGGIIWGDYLMIIFARDILKRHKGATIVSEVKCSTNLFDQVEKSGGNPIMWKAGHSLIKQKMKETGALLGGEMSGHVFFGERFFGYDDAIYATLRLLEIMGNDDRPLSEYLADLPKMYSTPEIRIDCPDTLKFDVVKSLTEYYRERYKVIDIDGVRVILQGGWGLVRPSNTGPILVLRFEATTEDGLKKIQDMVTGDLTRIMEERRAH, encoded by the coding sequence ATGAACACCCAGATATTCCGTGAATATGATATCAGAGGCACTGTTGATCCTGATCTGAGTGATGAGGTAGTGACCGACATAGGAAGGGCATATGCCGCCTATATGAGAGAAAAGGGCAAAAAAACCGTCTCCCTTGCCAGGGACTGCAGACTCAGCTCGGAGCACCTTCGCGACGTCCTCCTTTCCGGGATGATGGAAGGGGGCCTTCACGTAATCGATCTCGGCTTGATTCCCACCGGCCTTTTCTACTTTTCTCTCTTCAATTATGATGTGGACGGCGGGGTCATGATCACGGGAAGCCATAATCCGGGCGATCAAAACGGATTTAAGATTGCCTTCGAAAAAGCCACTATTTTCGGTGAAGAGATACAGAAACTGAAGAAGATCATAGAAGAGAGAAGATTCCTTACGGGTGAAGGCTCCTGCGAAAGATATACAGATCTGGTGAATGATTATTACAGATTTCTGAGAACAAATATTTCACTCAAAAATAGATTCAATATAGTCCTCGATGCGGGAAACGGCACGGCAGGGGTGGTGGCGCTCCCCATACTCAGAGAGATGGGTCAGCAGGTCACCGAGCTTTTTTGCGATATGGACGGACGATTCCCCAACCACCATCCCGACCCCACAGTGGAGAAGAACCTGGTCGATTTGAGGAGGATGGTAGTTGAAAAGAATGCCGACGTCGGCATCGGCTATGACGGCGACGGGGACAGGATCGGGGTAATTGACGAAAAAGGGGGCATAATCTGGGGTGACTACCTCATGATTATCTTTGCCCGGGACATACTGAAGAGGCATAAAGGAGCCACTATCGTGTCGGAGGTGAAGTGCTCCACAAACCTCTTCGATCAGGTCGAAAAGAGCGGCGGCAATCCCATAATGTGGAAGGCGGGCCACTCCCTCATCAAACAGAAGATGAAAGAGACCGGCGCCCTCCTCGGAGGAGAAATGAGCGGTCATGTATTCTTCGGAGAGAGATTTTTCGGTTATGACGACGCGATATACGCGACCCTGAGACTTCTGGAGATCATGGGGAACGACGACAGGCCTTTGTCCGAGTACCTTGCGGACCTCCCTAAAATGTACTCTACTCCCGAGATACGGATCGATTGTCCCGACACGCTGAAGTTTGATGTGGTAAAAAGTCTTACCGAATACTACCGGGAGCGTTATAAGGTGATCGACATCGACGGGGTGAGGGTGATCCTCCAGGGCGGATGGGGGCTGGTCCGGCCATCGAATACGGGACCCATACTCGTGCTGAGATTCGAGGCAACGACCGAAGACGGTCTGAAAAAGATACAAGATATGGTGACGGGCGATCTTACCCGAATCATGGAAGAGCGGAGGGCACACTGA